TAGCGCGTGAGTACGACTTCGGTTTCTCCCCGCAATTCTATCTTGACTTCTTTTTGATCCGTTTTCATTTTCATTGATCTCCTTTTGATTGCATCGTCTGCAATTCTTCGAGTAACCCATCGAGCACCTGATAACGTCCCTCCCACATCCGGCGATACTTTTCGATCCAATCCGTGGCTTTCTTGAGCGGCGCGGTTTCAAGTCGTCGCGGTCGCTCCTGTGCGCGGATCGTGGTCGAGATTAGGCCCGCTTCCTCCAAAACTTTGAGATGCCGTGAAATGGCTGGCTGGCTCATTTTGAAGGGTTTTGCGAGTTCCATGACCGTTAATTCGCCTTTTGCAAGGCGCATCAGTATCGCACGGCGAGTAGAATCAGCGAGTGCGGCAAAAGTAGAATCGAGAGTTTGCATAGCTAAATTGTTATATAAATAACCTGCTATATAATAAAATAATGTCAATCCTTTTGCGGTTTCTTTTTGCAAAAAGAATGT
The window above is part of the Leptospira sanjuanensis genome. Proteins encoded here:
- a CDS encoding ArsR/SmtB family transcription factor codes for the protein MQTLDSTFAALADSTRRAILMRLAKGELTVMELAKPFKMSQPAISRHLKVLEEAGLISTTIRAQERPRRLETAPLKKATDWIEKYRRMWEGRYQVLDGLLEELQTMQSKGDQ